The Gemmatimonadales bacterium genome contains the following window.
CGGGCGATCGGGTGTATCGTGGTGGATACCACCTGCGGCTCCGTGCTCAATGTCTGGAAGCGCGTCGAGAGTTATGCCCGCGACGGATTCACCTCTGTCATTCACGGCAAGCACTATCACGAAGAGACGCGGGCGACGGCGAGTCAGGTGAAGCGCTATCCGGGCGGCAAGTACCTGACGGTCTACGACATGGCCGAGGCTCGGCTCGTCTGCGATCACATCGAGCACGGCGGCAGCACCGATTCGCTGGTCGCGGCACTGGGCCACGCCGCATCCGATGGATTCGATTTCGATCGTGATCTGGTGCGTGTCGGAGTCGCCAACCAGACGACAATGCTCTCCGGTGAGTCGCTGGCGATCGCGGGAGAATTCCGGAAGTCGCTGGCACAACGGTACGGGGACGACCATGTCCAGGAACACTTTCGAGCCTTTGATACCATCTGTTCGGCGACACAGGAGCGGCAGGACGCCGTGGTGAAGATGCTCGCCGAGCCGGTGGACGTGATGCTCGTCGTGGGCGGGTACAACTCGTCGAACACCTGTGCGCTGGCCGCGCTCGCGGAGCGCCACGGCGTGCGGACGTACCATATCGAGGATGCCGGGAATATTCACGCCGATGACCGGTCGATCCGGTATCAACCGGTGGGATCGAAGCAAGAGGTCGTTGAAGAGGACTGGCTTCGGAACGCCGCTGTGATCGGCGTGACCGCAGGTGCATCTACCCCCAACAACAAGATTGGCGAGACGGTCGCACGGGTGTGCGACACCGCCGGCGTATCCATGGACAAATAAGGGGCCAGTTGTACTCAAATCGGTATTGTCTTGAGGCGTGGTTGTATAAACTAGGCAATAGCCTAGTTTATAATAATGTCAAAGAACGCTGTGACTGGCTGGCTCCATAATCCGCTCGCTGCGGCCTTGGGTACTCAGGCAAAGATCGCCGTTCTCAGGATTCTCTGGCGGGCGAGCGTCCCAGTGCCGTTTCGGGAAGTGGTCCGGCGTTCGGGGATGGCATACGGGAGCATCGATCTCGCGCTGAATGATTTGCTCGAAATCGGCCTCGTTGAGGAAGTGGCGGGGGGGAGGGAGCGCCGGGTCTTTCTGCGCACGTCGCATCGGCTGGCTCCGACGCTGATGCAACTTCTCCAGGCCGACGGCGATTTCTACGCTGCCTTTCGGGCCGAGTTGCGTGCGGCCTTCCGTCACTCCGATCTGACGACAGTGGTCAGTGCCGCGCTCGTGGGCGGCGTGGCGCGACGGGAGGAACGGATCGGAGATCGCATCGACCTCGTGGTCATCGGATCGGACCGTACGGGCCTGGAACTGCTCCGCCCGCGCCTCGAGCAGAGCGCCAGCTCGATGTGCAATACGTTCGGTGTGGCGCTGCACGTGATTGCGTACGACGTCGAGACGGCGCGGGCGATGTGGCGAACGCGGACCCCGGCAGCCGAGCGCAATGTCGAGGGGGCGGAGTTGATCGCCGGGGCTCCGCTGGCGGAGATTCTCGGCGGGTAGCGGCGGCGCGCCCTAGGCCGCCGCGCTTGCCAGGAGCATCTGGGCAACGGCGGCGATCGTCAGCGGCGAGCATCCCTCGGTGCGGTTGTTCACGATCACGTACGCGGGAATGCGAAGGTTGATCGCCGTGTGTGCCACGGCGACCAGGTCGTTGCGGAGCTCCGGAATGACGTCACGAATGCGATCGTACGGCGCAAATGCATCAATGGCTGCGTCGAAGGTCCGTCCCGGCTTGAGGAGCGCGCGGACGACGATGAACGGCGCAGTCATCGCATCGGGGAGGAGGAACTGCTCGCCGATCGACGGCATCCGGGTCCATGAATTGAATACATGGGCCACGCCGTGGTCGCGGAGCACGGCGAAGTACTCCGGGACGAGGAACTCGGCATTGCGGACCTCCACCGCGTACGGCACGTCGCTCGGCAGCTGTGCGAAGAAGGTGTCGAGTGCCGCGGCGAACTCGCTCCCACCCACGCCGCTGCTTCGCGCAATCGCCTGGAATTCGAAGACCAGCGGTCCGATGTGGTCGTCGAAGTGCTGTCGCATCGGATCGAGTACGTCGCGAACGAACAGTTCGGCATTGAGCCAGTCGGGGTTACGCTCGCCGTGCCGCGCCGATCGCGGGGTCGCGAAGGTGTGCGCCGTGATCTGGTTCCAGACCTTGCTGACGCATCGAAAACCGGGCGGGAGCGCCGCGCTGTAGGCGTCCAGCGTTGCCGGCGTGGGCGGGGCATAGAAGGATGAATCGATCCCGACGGTCCGGAAGAGCGGCCATCGAGCGTATTCCTCGAGTTGGCGAGCCCCCGCTCCGGTGGCGGGATACTTCCGATGGTAGATCAGCCCGCTCCATCCGGGGTACGTCCACGACGACGTCCCGAAGAGGATTTCGGGCGGCAACGTCGTCGCGAGGGCTCGAATCTCATCGCTGGAAGGGGGAGAAGTGCCGTCGAGTGGTACGTCGGCGTGCATCGGCGATCGATCTCCGCGATGGGGGAGGTCCTGCATGATAACTTCACACTGCTGCTTCACTCGGAATCGGACCGACCGTGCACGGAACCTTCGCAGTCTGGGCGAAGATGGTGACCGCGATTCGACGCTCGCCGGGTGATCTGTTCCGGATCATCAGGGTCGTGATCGCGGCCGGTCTGGTCTGCCCTGCAATGGTTGTCGCGCAGGGGAACGACAGCGTCGCCAGCGCAACGCTGAGCGATTCGGGTGTCGTGGTGCGGTTTCCGCGCTTCATGTCGCCCGACTCGATCACCCGGGAAATGCCGGTTGCCGACCTCTTCTCGGGCTATGAGTGGCGCGTCGCGCTGCTGGGTCACGATGCCGCGCTGCTGACGGCGCTCGTGGTGCCGCCGAACGACAGCCTGCTGATCCACCGGTTCGGTTCGATCAAGGAGGTCTACATGGCCGGGGACCTTCGCAGCTGCCAGCGAACCAACGATCTGGTGATTTCGTGCAGCCGGCTGGCGAGGGGCCTGGTCCGCGACGTCGACGGATCGATCGAAATTGCCATCATCGACAGTCGCTGGCTCCTGATGGCGATGCAGCTCGACCACCCTGCTGTGCGCCTGGTCGTCAAGCGGGCGAGACAGATCCTGTGGTCGGCCGACGTCCCGCTGGTCAATCACATGCCGTAACGGGGTCGGGAGCTTCGCCATCCGCCTGTCGTGGCTCAGCAGGTCAGGGCGTCGCGGACCGAACGAAATGAAAGTTGTACTGCAGCTGCACGTCATCGACGACGCTCACCACGATCATCAACCTCGGTTGTTCCATGCCGAACTCCTCGAACTTGATGTGCGTTGACGCGGTGCCGGTGTACTCATTGCCGTTCGCGGTCATCGTCACATCCCAGGTGCTTGGTCTCGTCACGCCGTGGATGGTGAGATCACCGACCAGATGAAGCGACAAAGTGCCCGACATCGGAAGGGTCGCGGGTAGCCCGGGAAGATCGCGCACGACAATCACGGCTTTCGGAAACGAATCGGTGCGCAAGGTGTGACTCTTGATCCACCGATCGCGATTTTCCTTGTCGGTAACCAGTGTGCTCAGATCGACGGTGATGCGTGACTGTGCGGGGTCCACCTTCCCGGATGGAAGGACGGTGATTCCTCCGGTGATTGCGTGGGTCGTTCCGACGGCGTTGCTGGGAGACTGGACCGTCATCAATTGTTCGCGGACCGTAAAGCTGGCCTCGTTACCGGACGGCGCGAGCACAAACCGCTGCGCCGCCGGCACCAGCGACGCGGGCGGCGTCGATCGCGTCCGAGGCGACCGGGCGCGGGCCTGGCCATTTGCGGTCGCGCAAACTCCCAACGTCATCATCAGCGTAAGCAGTGCCCTGCCGGTCATTCTGGCCTCTCCTCGATCGTCCGACTGCGGTATGATAGCCTTATACGTCGACTGGTTCATTCAGGTTCTTGCTCACAGGCAATTGTCTTCGAGGGATCGATGCTTGCCGTAACTCATCCAGCGCCGGATGTCACCGAGATCGTGACGCGCCCCGATCCGGTGCCGGGTCCGAACGACGTCGCGGTGTCGGTACATGCCTCGGGGTTGAATCGTGCCGACCTGCTGCAGCGTGCCGGACGCTACCCCGCACCTCCCGGGTGGCCCGCTGATATCCCCGGGCTTGAGTACGCCGGCACGATCGACGCGATTGGCTCGCAGGTGCGGCGCTGGTCAATTGGTGATCGCGTCATGGGACTGGTTGGCGGCGGCGGTCATGCGCAGCGCCTCACTGTGCATGAGGACGAGGCAATCACGATTCCGGATGGGATGTCGTTCACCGACGCCGCCGCGATTCCCGAGGCGTTCCTGACGGCGTGGGACGCGATGGTGATGCGGGGACGGGCCGTGGCAGGCGATCGAGTGCTGGTGCACGCGATCGGCAGCGGTGTGGGAACGGCAGCGGCGCAACTGGGGCGGGCGCTGGCAATCACCATCATCGGCACCAGCCGCACGCCGGAGAAGTTGCAGAGGTGTGCCGAGCTCGGGATGGCGCACGGGATCCTGACCAGTGAACCGGAATGGACCGACCGCGTCGGCGGACTGGTGCAGGTCGTCGTCGATACGCTCGGCGCCCAGGCGTTCGAGGCGAACCTGTCGTTGCTCGAGCCGCAGGGCCGCCTGGTGCTGCTCGGCACCATGACCGGAGCCAAGGCGCCGAGTGCCGACCTCGGGATGATTCTTCGGCGGCGGCTGGAAGTGATCGGAACGGCGATGCGTGTCCGCGACCGGCCGGAACGGATCGAACTGGCCGCACGATTCTCCAGTAACATTCTGCCGATGTTCAGCGATGGTACGCTGCGGCCGGTGATCGACCGGGTGGTACCGATGCGCGAGATCGAAGCGGCATACCGGGCCCTCGCCGCCAATGAGACGTTCGGGAAGATCGTGCTCCGCTGGTAGCCCCTGACGCTTTGACAGCCGCATCGCTATTTCTATGGCGCGCGCCGCTCGGTGCGCGCCACCACATCATCCCTCGGAGAGCTCTTCGTGTTCACTGCTCGAATGAAGGGGCGCGTCGTTGCGCTATCGGCAGGGCTTGGGCTTGCGTCGATCACGGCGGCGCATGGCCAGCAAGTGAACAAGTACGGCAATCCATTCAAGCACCCCGCCAAGCCGACCACAGCAGCGATCACGGCCGAAGAGCTGCGCACCCGGCTGTACATCTTTTCCGACGATTCGATGCGCGGCCGGCAGGTGGCGCACCTCGGCAACTACAAGGGGACTTCGTACATCGCGTCGGAACTGAAACGCTTCGGCGTCGAACCGGGCGGTGACAACGGGAGCTACTTCCAGCGCCTGCCGTATGTCATGCGGCACTTCACCAACGCATCTCTGACGGTGAACGGCGCTGCGCTCACACCCAACACGGATTTCGTCGCAGTGCCCGGCGCGACTGCGCCGAGGGCGATCGCAAACGTCGCGGTGATCTACGGCGGAGTCGAAGGAGATACGGCGCGGGAGATCACGCCGGCACAGGCGGCGGGGAAGTTCGTCATCATGTCGCCTGGTGATGCGGGAGCGGGCGGCGGGTCCAACCGCGGCGGCGGCAACGGTGGCGCGGGTGCGATTGCGGCGCTACCCGCAGCATGCACGGCGCCGGCTGGCGGGCGCGGGGGGCGCGGCGGAGCCGCCGGCGGCGGTCGTGGTGGAGCGGGCGGTGCAGGGGCCGTGCGATTCCCGGATGCAGCTGGGATCGCCATCGTCGACCTGTCGCCCATGATCATCCGTCAGTGCGTCACTGATCCCGCAGCAACGGCAGCGGGTGGTGGCCGCGGTGGCGCCGGCGATCCAACGCTCCTTGCGGCCGCCGCTGTCGCGACGCCGAACCCGGCATTCAAGGGAGTGGCCGGAGATCTCGTCGTCACCAACGGCAATTCGATCGCGATTGTGCGCAACGGAGCCCTCGTCGCCGGAACGCTTCCGAGCGGAACGACGGCGGCGATGGTTGTCGCCAGGCATCAAGCCGATTCGGCGACGTCAGCCGACTCGGCGAGGACCGCGGTAGACCGCACTGATACACTGCGTGCCGCCGCGCGCAGCGCACTCGAAGCGAATCAGTTCATGGCGAACGCGAGCTTCCGCGGCACAGTCACGCGACTCGACAGCACGCAAGTGCTGGCTCTCGGCTGCGCCGCGGTTGGTGGAGGCCGGGGTGCGGGCGCGGGTGGTCGTGGAGGCGGGCGCGGTGCCGGTGGGCGCGGTGCGGGCGCTGCGGTGGAGACGGGCCCGCCGGCGGCGGAATTTCACATCAGCCGTGCCGCGGCCGCGAAGCTGCTTGGCGCCGACATCGGCGGCGCGCAGCCCGGCGCCACCGGTGGTATGGTCACGGCCCGTCTCGGCTGGGTGCAGGAGCCGAGTGACTGGGCGCGGAACGTGGTCGGGATCGTCCGGGGGAGTGATCCGAAGCTTGCGGGTGAATTCGTGGCAATCGGCGCGCACAACGACCACAACGGCATTCGCGGGATGGAAGATCACGATTCGGCCAAGGCGTATCGTGACGCGCGCATCAAGCTCGAGATGCAGGTCGTGAAGGGCGACCTTCGCTCGCTGACCGAGGCACAGTCGGCGACGATCCATGTGAACATGGATTCGATCCGCAAGCTCTTCCCCACGCCGCGTCTGGACTCGATCCAGAACGGCGCCGATGACGACGGGTCGGGCTCGATGGGTGTGCTCGAGATCGCCGAAGCGGTGGCACTGATGCCGGTCAAGCCGAAGCGATCGATCATCTTCGTGTGGCATACCGGTGAGGAAGCCGGATTGCTCGGATCGACGTACTTCACCGCGAATCCCACCGTGCCGATTGATTCAATCGTGACGCAGATCAACATCGACATGATCGGCCGCGGCCGAGCGGAGGACATGGTTGGCGGCGGTCCGACGTACGTCGGCGCGGTGGGGTCGAAGCGCCTGTCGGCCGATCTCAATCACGAGATGCTTGCAGTAAACGCCGCGGAGCCTGCGGCGAAGAGGCTGCGCATCGACTATCGGTTCGACGATCCGACGTTGGGTCTCAGCGTCGATGGCAGGCCGGTTTCCTGGCCCGGCTACAACAACATCTATGGCCGAAGCGATCACGCAAACTACGCCAACAAGTGCATTCCGATCGTCTTCTTCTTCACCGGCCTGCATGGCGACTATCACCAGAACACCGACGAGCCGCAGTACATCGATTACCCGCACTACGCGCTGATCGACAGCTACATCCGCGACCTGCTGGTCGATGTGGCCAATCGTCCGGTACGACCAGCGCTCGACAAGGTGTGCAGTCGCAGATAGGGGTGGTGTAGGTCGCGGCGCACGCGCCGCGAAGCGCCCCGGGAGCTGATCGCCACACTTGGCGACTGAGCCCGGGGCGTTCTACGTCTGTGCCGACGACATGCGAGCGGTCTGATCACGCACCGCCGTCCAGAGATCGAGCTGGTCCGGCGGACGCCGGGTTCGCGAGAAGTTCCGCTTTTCGCGACTTCCTTCTTCGGGAACGATGCCCAGTTCGGTTTGCAGGTCGACGAGCCGCCGATGCAGCGCGTCGGCGTACGACCGCGCGACCCAGTGTCGATCGCCGTAGTGACGTTGATAGCGAGCGGCGAGGTCGGGGCGCTCGCGGAGGAGCCACGGAATGAGCGTGGCACGGGTCGCCGGCCCCATCCTGAGCGGTGACCCCGCGACCCACGCGGCGCCGGCGTCCTTCGCGGCAACGATCAGCGCGCGGAGTGCCGCGCGATCATCGGTGATCCCTGGAAGGATGGGTGCGATCAGCAATCCCACGCGAACGCCCGCGGCGACGAGCGTCCGCATGGCGCGCAACCGTGCGTGCGGCGCTGGTGTGCGAGGTTCGAGGCGGCGAAGGAGCGGCGCATCGATCGAACCGAGCGACAGCGATACCGTGACCTTGTGACGTTCGGAGAGTTGCGCGAGGAGCGCGGCGTCGCGGGCGATCAGCGGTGACTTGGTGATCACGCCGAGACGAAGATCGTGGTACTGGAGCAGCACTTCGAGGAGCGATCGGGTGATGCGGAAGATGCGTTCGGCAGGTTGATAGGGGTCGGTGGCAGTGCCGATCACGAGCGGATCGCCCCTCAAGCGCGATGGGTGTAGTGTCGTGGCGAGGAGCGCTGCGGCGTTCTGCTTCACGAGGATTCGTCGTTCGAACGCCGTGGCGGGGGGAAGTGCGGAGATTTCCCGGACTACCTCGGCAGCGTCATCGCGCTGCGTCGCACGCTCGACCGTCCATCGGTGGGTGTCGCGGGCGTAGCAATAGGCGCAACCGAACTCGCATCCGATGTAGGGGTTCACCGAGGCGAAGATCATCTGCGTCGCGGCTGACGCGTTGACGATCGATTTCGCCTCGATCCCGATGAAGCTGGTGCCCCGCTGGCGGCGATCGAGCTCCGGCCAGATCGTCATCCGCAGCGAGCCCATCCACATGCGGGACGGGAAACGCAGCCCGACGTGTGCGCGAGTGCGGAGCCGCAATCGGGACAGTTTGCCGCGACCGGCACTTTCGGTACCGATTCGGTCGATATCACGTTAGAACTGATGCGAATGTTGGACTCATGCGGCGTTTCCATATACCGGTGTCTCCTGCTCGCGCCGCAACATAACCGAATAAATGCCGAACAAAAGTGAGGCGCAATCTGGGGGACTCACAGGAGGGTCAGGCACTGGGAGTCCCTGTCCCAGCCAAATAGATGTAAGTCCAAGTCAGCATTGTGTTTCAGTCTGTACGCGCTTCTCATTTCTTCGGAGATTTGTTAGCTTCTGCCGCACCGCAAAGCTGTCGGGATGCTGACACGAACGATGGCTCTGCGAATTCCCCCTGTCACATCCTGCTGCTTTTCGGAAGGCACATCGATGCGTCGTCTTTGTCGGCTCCTTCTGCTCCTCCTGGTTCCCGCTACGCTGCACGCGCAGGGCACGCTCCGCGGCACCGTCGTCAACCACGTCAGCGGCTCGGCCGTCACCGGGGCGAGAGTCACGACCGATGGCACCACCAATGCCGCCGTGACCGATGATGCCGGGCAATTCACGTTGGTGGTCCGCCAGAACCGCCGAGATATCACGGTGACGGCCGTGGGATATCTGCCGAAGTCGGTATCGGTATCGGGATCGACCGAGTCGATTCGCATCGAACTCACGCCGACGCCGGTGGAATTGCAGGGGCTCGAGGCGACGGCGACCAAGGCCAAGGCATCTCCGTCGACGGTGACTCGGCACGACCTCAACCGCTTCAACGGTATCGATCTCGTCGACGCGATCAACACGGTGCCAGGCGTCTTCATGCAGT
Protein-coding sequences here:
- a CDS encoding DUF72 domain-containing protein gives rise to the protein MQDLPHRGDRSPMHADVPLDGTSPPSSDEIRALATTLPPEILFGTSSWTYPGWSGLIYHRKYPATGAGARQLEEYARWPLFRTVGIDSSFYAPPTPATLDAYSAALPPGFRCVSKVWNQITAHTFATPRSARHGERNPDWLNAELFVRDVLDPMRQHFDDHIGPLVFEFQAIARSSGVGGSEFAAALDTFFAQLPSDVPYAVEVRNAEFLVPEYFAVLRDHGVAHVFNSWTRMPSIGEQFLLPDAMTAPFIVVRALLKPGRTFDAAIDAFAPYDRIRDVIPELRNDLVAVAHTAINLRIPAYVIVNNRTEGCSPLTIAAVAQMLLASAAA
- a CDS encoding NAD(P)H-quinone oxidoreductase, translated to MLAVTHPAPDVTEIVTRPDPVPGPNDVAVSVHASGLNRADLLQRAGRYPAPPGWPADIPGLEYAGTIDAIGSQVRRWSIGDRVMGLVGGGGHAQRLTVHEDEAITIPDGMSFTDAAAIPEAFLTAWDAMVMRGRAVAGDRVLVHAIGSGVGTAAAQLGRALAITIIGTSRTPEKLQRCAELGMAHGILTSEPEWTDRVGGLVQVVVDTLGAQAFEANLSLLEPQGRLVLLGTMTGAKAPSADLGMILRRRLEVIGTAMRVRDRPERIELAARFSSNILPMFSDGTLRPVIDRVVPMREIEAAYRALAANETFGKIVLRW
- a CDS encoding radical SAM protein, with protein sequence MWMGSLRMTIWPELDRRQRGTSFIGIEAKSIVNASAATQMIFASVNPYIGCEFGCAYCYARDTHRWTVERATQRDDAAEVVREISALPPATAFERRILVKQNAAALLATTLHPSRLRGDPLVIGTATDPYQPAERIFRITRSLLEVLLQYHDLRLGVITKSPLIARDAALLAQLSERHKVTVSLSLGSIDAPLLRRLEPRTPAPHARLRAMRTLVAAGVRVGLLIAPILPGITDDRAALRALIVAAKDAGAAWVAGSPLRMGPATRATLIPWLLRERPDLAARYQRHYGDRHWVARSYADALHRRLVDLQTELGIVPEEGSREKRNFSRTRRPPDQLDLWTAVRDQTARMSSAQT
- a CDS encoding YceI family protein, translated to MTGRALLTLMMTLGVCATANGQARARSPRTRSTPPASLVPAAQRFVLAPSGNEASFTVREQLMTVQSPSNAVGTTHAITGGITVLPSGKVDPAQSRITVDLSTLVTDKENRDRWIKSHTLRTDSFPKAVIVVRDLPGLPATLPMSGTLSLHLVGDLTIHGVTRPSTWDVTMTANGNEYTGTASTHIKFEEFGMEQPRLMIVVSVVDDVQLQYNFHFVRSATP
- a CDS encoding 4-hydroxy-3-methylbut-2-enyl diphosphate reductase is translated as RAIGCIVVDTTCGSVLNVWKRVESYARDGFTSVIHGKHYHEETRATASQVKRYPGGKYLTVYDMAEARLVCDHIEHGGSTDSLVAALGHAASDGFDFDRDLVRVGVANQTTMLSGESLAIAGEFRKSLAQRYGDDHVQEHFRAFDTICSATQERQDAVVKMLAEPVDVMLVVGGYNSSNTCALAALAERHGVRTYHIEDAGNIHADDRSIRYQPVGSKQEVVEEDWLRNAAVIGVTAGASTPNNKIGETVARVCDTAGVSMDK
- a CDS encoding M28 family peptidase; the encoded protein is MFTARMKGRVVALSAGLGLASITAAHGQQVNKYGNPFKHPAKPTTAAITAEELRTRLYIFSDDSMRGRQVAHLGNYKGTSYIASELKRFGVEPGGDNGSYFQRLPYVMRHFTNASLTVNGAALTPNTDFVAVPGATAPRAIANVAVIYGGVEGDTAREITPAQAAGKFVIMSPGDAGAGGGSNRGGGNGGAGAIAALPAACTAPAGGRGGRGGAAGGGRGGAGGAGAVRFPDAAGIAIVDLSPMIIRQCVTDPAATAAGGGRGGAGDPTLLAAAAVATPNPAFKGVAGDLVVTNGNSIAIVRNGALVAGTLPSGTTAAMVVARHQADSATSADSARTAVDRTDTLRAAARSALEANQFMANASFRGTVTRLDSTQVLALGCAAVGGGRGAGAGGRGGGRGAGGRGAGAAVETGPPAAEFHISRAAAAKLLGADIGGAQPGATGGMVTARLGWVQEPSDWARNVVGIVRGSDPKLAGEFVAIGAHNDHNGIRGMEDHDSAKAYRDARIKLEMQVVKGDLRSLTEAQSATIHVNMDSIRKLFPTPRLDSIQNGADDDGSGSMGVLEIAEAVALMPVKPKRSIIFVWHTGEEAGLLGSTYFTANPTVPIDSIVTQINIDMIGRGRAEDMVGGGPTYVGAVGSKRLSADLNHEMLAVNAAEPAAKRLRIDYRFDDPTLGLSVDGRPVSWPGYNNIYGRSDHANYANKCIPIVFFFTGLHGDYHQNTDEPQYIDYPHYALIDSYIRDLLVDVANRPVRPALDKVCSRR